In Arachis hypogaea cultivar Tifrunner chromosome 17, arahy.Tifrunner.gnm2.J5K5, whole genome shotgun sequence, a single window of DNA contains:
- the LOC112765891 gene encoding potassium channel SKOR isoform X1: MNDVGKNNKKVKVTVEEDDEKRRGNKMTTTDSSSSTSSTESSSSDEREYEVQDLRDRLKSSRGSRFDLIENEFGLNSARRKFSRQALLDGIRGISKGAVIHPENRWYRLWTKFILVWAVYSSFFTPMEFGFFRGLPENLFILDIIGQLAFLVDIVLQFFLAYRDSQTYRMVYKRTPIALRYLKTDFIFDFLGCMPWDIIFKVCGNREEVRYLLWIRLYRVRKVTEFFHNLEKDIRVNYIITRIVKLLVVELYCTHTAACIFYYLATTLPESQEEYTWIGSLQLGGYSYQHFREIDLWKRYTTSLYFAIVTMATVGYGDIHAVNLREMIFIMIYVSFDMVLGAYLIGNMTALIVKGSKTEKFRDKMTDLMKYMNRNRLGRDIREQIKGHLRLQFESSYTEAAVLQEIPISIRSKISQTLYLPCIQMVPLFKGCSSEFINQIVTRLHEEFFLPGEVIMEQGNVVDQLYFVCHGVLELVGTAEDGTEETVSLLEPNSSFGEISILCNIPQPYTVRVCELCRLLRLDKQSFTNILDIYFYDGRKILNNLLEGKETSRGKQLESDITFHIGKQEAELALKVNSAAFNGDLYQLKGLVRAGADPNKTDYDGRSPLHLAASRGYEDITLFLIQEGVDVNVSDNFGNTPLLEAVKSGHDRVASLLVREGAAMKIEDGGSFLCTAVARGDSDYLKRLLSNGMDPNLKDYDYRSPLHVAAAEGLYFMAKLLLEAGASVFTKDRWGKTPLDEARMSGNKNLIKLLEDAKSAQLSDLLCPTQELTDKMHPQKCTVFPFHPWDPKDHTKHGIVLWIPHTIEELIKMAADQFEFPSDSCVFILSEDAGKITDVDMIKDGQKLYLVHQTH; this comes from the exons ATGAACGATGTTGGAAAGAACAATAAGAAAGTGAAGGTGACCGTGGAAGAAGACGACGAGAAACGGAGGGGGAACAAGATGACGACGACGGATTCTTCTTCGTCGACGTCATCAACGGAGTCGTCTTCTTCCGACGAGAGGGAATACGAAGTACAGGACCTCCGTGACCGGCTGAAATCGTCGCGAGGAAGCAGGTTTGACCTCATAGAGAACGAGTTCGGACTCAACTCGGCTCGGAGGAAGTTCAGTCGTCAAGCTCTACTCGATGGAATCCGAGGCATCTCCAAGGGCGCTGTCATCCACCCAGAAAACAG GTGGTATCGATTATGGACAAAATTCATATTGGTATGGGCAGTGTACTCATCCTTTTTCACTCCAATGGAGTTTGGATTCTTTCGTGGCTTGCCTGAGAATCTGTTTATATTGGATATCATAGGGCAGCTAGCTTTTCTTGTGGACATAGTTTTGCAGTTCTTTCTTGCTTATAGAGATAGTCAGACCTATCGCATGGTCTACAAGCGTACCCCTATTGCTTTGCG GTACCTAAAAACTGACTTCATCTTTGATTTTCTTGGATGTATGCCTTGGGATATCATATTCAAG GTTTGTGGAAACAGAGAAGAAGTTAGGTACCTCTTGTGGATCAGATTATATCGGGTGCGGAAAGTCACCGAATTTTTCCATAATTTGGAGAAGGATATACGTGTTAATTACATCATTACTCGGATTGTGAAACTTTTAGTAGTTGAACTCTACTGCACCCACACTGCAGCCTGCATTTTCTACTATTTGGCTACTACACTTCCTGAATCCCAAGAAGAGTACACATGGATTGGAAGTTTACAGCTTGGTGGTTATAGTTATCAACATTTCAGAGAAATTGATCTTTGGAAGCGCTACACAACATCCTTGTATTTTGCTATCGTTACTATGGCTACTGTTG GCTATGGAGATATACATGCAGTAAACTTGAGGGAGATGATATTCATAATGATATATGTCTCATTTGACATGGTTCTTGGTGCTTATTTGATCGGTAACATGACAGCTTTGATAGTCAAGGGATCAAAAACTGAGAAATTTAGGGACAAGATGACAGATCTTATGAAATATATGAATAGAAATAGACTTGGACGGGATATCCGTGAGCAAATAAAAGGCCATCTGCGCTTACAGTTTGAGAGTAGCTATACCGAGGCTGCTGTCCTTCAGGAAATTCCCATTTCTATTCGCTCTAAG ATATCTCAAACATTATACTTGCCATGCATTCAAATGGTTCCTCTTTTTAAGGGCTGTTCTTCAGAATTCATCAATCAGATA GTTACCAGGCTCCACGAGGAATTTTTTCTTCCAGGAGAGGTTATCATGGAACAAGGAAATGTCGTGGATCAACTATATTTTGTCTGTCATGGTGTGCTG GAGTTAGTAGGCACTGCTGAGGATGGGACTGAAGAAACTGTTTCACTTCTGGAACCTAACAGTTCATTTGGAGAGATATCCATTCTTTGCAACATTCCTCAACCATATACTGTTCGTGTCTGCGAACTCTGTAGGCTCCTGCGGCTTGATAAACAATCGTTTACAAATATCCTTGATATATACTTTTATGATGGAAGGAAGATATTAAACAACCTTCTTGAG GGAAAAGAGACTTCTCGTGGTAAGCAATTAGAGTCAGACATCACATTTCATATTGGAAAGCAAGAAGCTGAACTTGCTTTGAAGGTCAACAGTGCAGCTTTCAATGGGGATCTGTATCAGCTAAAAGGTTTAGTTAGAGCTGGAGCTGATCCCAACAAGACAGATTACGATGGAAGATCACCTTTG CATCTTGCTGCATCCAGAGGCTACGAAGACATCACACTTTTCCTTATTCAAGAAGGCGTAGACGTCAATGTTAGCG ATAATTTCGGGAACACACCCTTACTTGAAGCAGTTAAGAGTGGACATGATCGTGTTGCATCTTTACTTGTTAGAGAAGGAGCCGCCATGAAGATAGAAGATGGCGGTAGTTTTCTATGCACAGCAGTTGCAAGGGGAGATTCAGATTATCTTAAAAGGCTACTGTCTAATGGCATGGATCCCAACTTGAAAGATTATGATTACCGAAGCCCTTTGCACGTTGCTGCAGCTGAAGGTTTATACTTCATGGCAAAGTTGCTATTAGAAGCTGGAGCCAGTGTTTTTACCAAGGACAG ATGGGGAAAAACCCCACTTGATGAAGCTCGAATGAGTGGAAATAAGAACCTAATCAAACTACTAGAAGATGCAAAATCTGCTCAGTTGTCAGACTTGCTATGTCCCACACAAGAACTTACAG ATAAAATGCATCCACAAAAATGTACTGTGTTCCCTTTCCACCCATGGGATCCAAAAGATCATACAAAACATGGCATTGTATTATGGATTCCACATACCATTGAAGAGCTAATCAAAATGGCAGCGGATCAATTTGAGTTTCCTAGTGAttcttgtgtttttattttatcagAAGATGCTGGTAAAATTACTGATGTAGACATGATTAAAGATGGTCAGAAGCTCTATTTAGTTCATCAAACACATTAG
- the LOC112765891 gene encoding potassium channel SKOR isoform X2, with protein sequence MDKIHIGQLAFLVDIVLQFFLAYRDSQTYRMVYKRTPIALRYLKTDFIFDFLGCMPWDIIFKVCGNREEVRYLLWIRLYRVRKVTEFFHNLEKDIRVNYIITRIVKLLVVELYCTHTAACIFYYLATTLPESQEEYTWIGSLQLGGYSYQHFREIDLWKRYTTSLYFAIVTMATVGYGDIHAVNLREMIFIMIYVSFDMVLGAYLIGNMTALIVKGSKTEKFRDKMTDLMKYMNRNRLGRDIREQIKGHLRLQFESSYTEAAVLQEIPISIRSKISQTLYLPCIQMVPLFKGCSSEFINQIVTRLHEEFFLPGEVIMEQGNVVDQLYFVCHGVLELVGTAEDGTEETVSLLEPNSSFGEISILCNIPQPYTVRVCELCRLLRLDKQSFTNILDIYFYDGRKILNNLLEGKETSRGKQLESDITFHIGKQEAELALKVNSAAFNGDLYQLKGLVRAGADPNKTDYDGRSPLHLAASRGYEDITLFLIQEGVDVNVSDNFGNTPLLEAVKSGHDRVASLLVREGAAMKIEDGGSFLCTAVARGDSDYLKRLLSNGMDPNLKDYDYRSPLHVAAAEGLYFMAKLLLEAGASVFTKDRWGKTPLDEARMSGNKNLIKLLEDAKSAQLSDLLCPTQELTDKMHPQKCTVFPFHPWDPKDHTKHGIVLWIPHTIEELIKMAADQFEFPSDSCVFILSEDAGKITDVDMIKDGQKLYLVHQTH encoded by the exons ATGGACAAAATTCATATTG GGCAGCTAGCTTTTCTTGTGGACATAGTTTTGCAGTTCTTTCTTGCTTATAGAGATAGTCAGACCTATCGCATGGTCTACAAGCGTACCCCTATTGCTTTGCG GTACCTAAAAACTGACTTCATCTTTGATTTTCTTGGATGTATGCCTTGGGATATCATATTCAAG GTTTGTGGAAACAGAGAAGAAGTTAGGTACCTCTTGTGGATCAGATTATATCGGGTGCGGAAAGTCACCGAATTTTTCCATAATTTGGAGAAGGATATACGTGTTAATTACATCATTACTCGGATTGTGAAACTTTTAGTAGTTGAACTCTACTGCACCCACACTGCAGCCTGCATTTTCTACTATTTGGCTACTACACTTCCTGAATCCCAAGAAGAGTACACATGGATTGGAAGTTTACAGCTTGGTGGTTATAGTTATCAACATTTCAGAGAAATTGATCTTTGGAAGCGCTACACAACATCCTTGTATTTTGCTATCGTTACTATGGCTACTGTTG GCTATGGAGATATACATGCAGTAAACTTGAGGGAGATGATATTCATAATGATATATGTCTCATTTGACATGGTTCTTGGTGCTTATTTGATCGGTAACATGACAGCTTTGATAGTCAAGGGATCAAAAACTGAGAAATTTAGGGACAAGATGACAGATCTTATGAAATATATGAATAGAAATAGACTTGGACGGGATATCCGTGAGCAAATAAAAGGCCATCTGCGCTTACAGTTTGAGAGTAGCTATACCGAGGCTGCTGTCCTTCAGGAAATTCCCATTTCTATTCGCTCTAAG ATATCTCAAACATTATACTTGCCATGCATTCAAATGGTTCCTCTTTTTAAGGGCTGTTCTTCAGAATTCATCAATCAGATA GTTACCAGGCTCCACGAGGAATTTTTTCTTCCAGGAGAGGTTATCATGGAACAAGGAAATGTCGTGGATCAACTATATTTTGTCTGTCATGGTGTGCTG GAGTTAGTAGGCACTGCTGAGGATGGGACTGAAGAAACTGTTTCACTTCTGGAACCTAACAGTTCATTTGGAGAGATATCCATTCTTTGCAACATTCCTCAACCATATACTGTTCGTGTCTGCGAACTCTGTAGGCTCCTGCGGCTTGATAAACAATCGTTTACAAATATCCTTGATATATACTTTTATGATGGAAGGAAGATATTAAACAACCTTCTTGAG GGAAAAGAGACTTCTCGTGGTAAGCAATTAGAGTCAGACATCACATTTCATATTGGAAAGCAAGAAGCTGAACTTGCTTTGAAGGTCAACAGTGCAGCTTTCAATGGGGATCTGTATCAGCTAAAAGGTTTAGTTAGAGCTGGAGCTGATCCCAACAAGACAGATTACGATGGAAGATCACCTTTG CATCTTGCTGCATCCAGAGGCTACGAAGACATCACACTTTTCCTTATTCAAGAAGGCGTAGACGTCAATGTTAGCG ATAATTTCGGGAACACACCCTTACTTGAAGCAGTTAAGAGTGGACATGATCGTGTTGCATCTTTACTTGTTAGAGAAGGAGCCGCCATGAAGATAGAAGATGGCGGTAGTTTTCTATGCACAGCAGTTGCAAGGGGAGATTCAGATTATCTTAAAAGGCTACTGTCTAATGGCATGGATCCCAACTTGAAAGATTATGATTACCGAAGCCCTTTGCACGTTGCTGCAGCTGAAGGTTTATACTTCATGGCAAAGTTGCTATTAGAAGCTGGAGCCAGTGTTTTTACCAAGGACAG ATGGGGAAAAACCCCACTTGATGAAGCTCGAATGAGTGGAAATAAGAACCTAATCAAACTACTAGAAGATGCAAAATCTGCTCAGTTGTCAGACTTGCTATGTCCCACACAAGAACTTACAG ATAAAATGCATCCACAAAAATGTACTGTGTTCCCTTTCCACCCATGGGATCCAAAAGATCATACAAAACATGGCATTGTATTATGGATTCCACATACCATTGAAGAGCTAATCAAAATGGCAGCGGATCAATTTGAGTTTCCTAGTGAttcttgtgtttttattttatcagAAGATGCTGGTAAAATTACTGATGTAGACATGATTAAAGATGGTCAGAAGCTCTATTTAGTTCATCAAACACATTAG